The nucleotide sequence TCGTGCAGGTCAACGACGACATCTTCGTCAAGGTCATCGACATCGACCTCGAGCGTCGCCGCATCTCCCTCTCGCTCAAGCAGGCCAACGAGGGCGTGCAGCCCACGGCCGGCGACGAGTCGTTCGACCCGACGCTCTACGGCATGTCGGCGTCCTACGACGAGGCGGGCAACTACCAATACCCCGAGGGCTTCGACCCGGAGACCAACGACTGGCTGCCCGGGCACGAGGAGCAGCAGGCCGAGTGGGAGCGGCAGTACGCCGAGGCCCGCACCCGCTACGAGGCGCACATGAAGCAGGTCGTCGAGGCGCAGAAGGCCGAGCAGGAGGCGGGCCTGGAGAGCGGGACGCCCTCCACCTACTCGTCCGAGGCGCCCGCGGTCGAAGAGACCGACGAGACCACCGGCGGCGATGGCGGTGGCGGTGGCGGGACCCTCGCCTCCGACGAGGCGCTGGCCGCCCTGCGTGAGAAGCTCACCGGCGACAAGTAGTCGCCACCGAGCAGGCAGCGCCGAGCCGCGCACCGAGCCCCGCACCATTCGGTGCGGGGCCTCGGTGCGTCCGGAGCTGGTGTGGAGGCGCCCGCACCTACCATGACCAGGTGCTGCAGGTCCGTGGTGCCAGCGCGGGCCGGCTGACCGGCATCGACGTCGCGCGCTGCGTGGCGTTGATCGGCATGGCGGCCACCCACATCTTCCCCTCGACCGACCCGGACGGCAGCACCCACCTCTCGCACGCGGTGGCGGCCGGCCGCGCGTCGGCGCTGTTCGCGCTGCTCGCCGGCGTCTCGCTCGCCCTGGTCGCCGGCGGTCGCACCCCGCCGGCCGGGCGCGTCCTGTGGGCGGCGCGGGCCGGTGTCGCGGTGCGGGCGTTCGCCCTGGTCGCCCTCGGCCTGCTGCTGGGCCGCGTCGACTCGCCGCCCCTGGTGATCCTCGCCTACTACGGCCTGCTGTTCCTGGTGGCGCTGCCGGTGCTGGGGCTGCGCCCGCGCACCCTGTGGTTCCTCGCCGCGGGGGCGGCGATCCTGACACCGGTCGCCAGCCACCTGCTGCGCCAGCACGTCGACCCGACCCCGATCGCCGAGCCCTGGGGCCGCGACCTGCTGGTCGAGCTGCTGCTGACCGGGACCTATCCCGTGCTGACCTGGACGACGTACCTGTTCGCCGGCCTCGCCGTCGGTCGCAGCGACCTGCGCCGCGCCGGCTCCGCCACCCGGCTGCTGGTGGCCGGCCTGGTCGCCGCCGTGACGGCCAAGGCGGCCTCGGCCTGGCTGCTCGCCCAGGTCGGGGGCGTCGAGCGGCTGGCCCGCACGGTGGGGAGCGGCCCGGAGCAGGTCGACGAGGCGCTCCGGACCGGGATGTTCGGCACCACGCCCCGGGAGGACTGGCGGTGGCTGGTCGTCTCGGCCCCGCACAGCGGCACCACTCTCGACCTGGTGCACACGACCGGCAGCTCGCTGGCCGTCCTGGGCGCGTGCCTGCTGCTGGTGCGGGTGCTGCCCCGGCTGCTCGTCCTGCCGTTCGCGGCGGCCGGCAGCATGACCCTCACGCTCTACACGGCGCACGTCCTCGCCCTGGCCGACGGCAGCCCGCTCCTCGCGACGGACCGCGCCCGGCTGTGGTGGGCGCACGTGCTGGTCGGTCTGGCGGTCGCGACGCTCTGGCGGACCCAGGTCGGGCGCGGCCCCCTCGAGGCGCTGCTGGCCTGGCTGGCCGGCGCCGCCCGGCGCGCCGTCGCCGGCCGGAGCGCCGCGGCGAGCGCCTCGGCCAGGTCGCGCTAGCGTCGCGCCCGTGACGCTCCAGGTCGGCCTCACCGGAGGCATCGGCTCCGGCAAGAGCGAGGTGGCGCGGCTGTTGGCCGCCCAGGGCGCCGTCGTCGTCGACTCGGACGTGCTGGCCCGCGAGGCGGTCGCCCCGGGGACGCCGGGCCTCGCGGCGGTGGTCGACGAGTTCGGTGCCGGTGTCCTCGCCCCGGACGGGTCGCTGGACCGGCCGGCCCTGGGCCGCCTGGTCTTCGCCGACGCGGCGCGGCGGGCCGCCCTCGAGTCGATCGTGCACCCCTACGTCCGGCGGCGCAGCGCCGAGATCGCGCACGCGGCGCCGCCCGGGGCGGTCGTGGTGCACGACGTGCCGCTCCTCGTCGAGCAGGACCTGCAGCCGCTCTACGACCTGGTCGTCGTCGTGGACGTGGCGGAGGACACGCAGGTACGTCGCCTGGTCGGGCAGCGGGGCATGCCCGAGGCCGACGCCCGGGCGCGGGTCGCCGCGCAGGCGTCCCGGGACCGCCGGCTCGCGGCCGCCGACCTGGTCGTCGCCAACGACGGCGACCTGGACTCGCTCCGGGACCGGGTCGCGGACCTCTGGGCCGAGCTGACGCGGCGGGCAGGGGAGGGGAACCGGGACGGGGGCGCCCGCGTCCCACCCGCATGACTGCCCCCAGGCTGCTGCGCTGCTCGCTGGCTGCCGCGCTGCTGGCCGCGGTGGTGGTGCTGCTCCCGGCCGGCGCGGCGATGGCATGCTCGTGCGTCGAGGCTCCCGCGGACCGGGAGCTGCTCGCCAGGAGCGACGTCGCCTTCACCGGCACGCTGATCGAGCGGCACGACCCGACGGTGCTCCTCGGCCTCTCGTCGTCCGACGACCCGGCGGTCCTGGTCTTCGACGTGGACACCGTGCACAAGGGCGCGGTCGCCCAGCGGCAGGGCATCGAGACCGCCCGCAGCGGCGCGTCGTGCGGCCTCGAGCTGACCCAGGGCCGGCCGGCCCTCGTGTTCGCCGACCGGGTCGACGGGCACCTCGAGGGCTCGCTGTGCGGGGGCAGCCGCGAGCTCGCCGCCGGCGAACGCCCGTTGGGGGGCGGGACGACCCCTCGGCCGGGATCCTCGGTCCAGGTCGACGACGGGCTGCGCCCGGTGCTCGCAGGTGCGGCCGGCGTTGCTGGCCTCGCCGGCCTCGGCGCGCTGGCGGCGTTGGCCGCCGTGGTGGTCCGGCGCCGGCGCCGGGCGGCCGGTGCGGCGCCCGCCCAGGCTTGACCGCGCCTTTGCTTCAGGTGCCACCGCCGGGGTGCCGATCCACAGGTGACCGCCGTCACCGAGCCCGGAGCCCCGCATGCCCCGCCTGCGCCGCCCGACCGCCCCCTGGGCGGCGCTGGGTGCTGCGCTGGCCGCCGTGCTGGCGACGCTGCTGGTCGCCGGCATGGCCACGCCGGGCAGCGCCGGCACGGTGGTGGACCGGCGGGCCGCAGGTGTCGTGCTCACCGGCCTGGACCACCACGGCGACTGCCCGGGCGGATTCCACGTCGAGGGCGA is from Actinomycetes bacterium and encodes:
- a CDS encoding heparan-alpha-glucosaminide N-acetyltransferase domain-containing protein codes for the protein MLQVRGASAGRLTGIDVARCVALIGMAATHIFPSTDPDGSTHLSHAVAAGRASALFALLAGVSLALVAGGRTPPAGRVLWAARAGVAVRAFALVALGLLLGRVDSPPLVILAYYGLLFLVALPVLGLRPRTLWFLAAGAAILTPVASHLLRQHVDPTPIAEPWGRDLLVELLLTGTYPVLTWTTYLFAGLAVGRSDLRRAGSATRLLVAGLVAAVTAKAASAWLLAQVGGVERLARTVGSGPEQVDEALRTGMFGTTPREDWRWLVVSAPHSGTTLDLVHTTGSSLAVLGACLLLVRVLPRLLVLPFAAAGSMTLTLYTAHVLALADGSPLLATDRARLWWAHVLVGLAVATLWRTQVGRGPLEALLAWLAGAARRAVAGRSAAASASARSR
- the coaE gene encoding dephospho-CoA kinase yields the protein MTLQVGLTGGIGSGKSEVARLLAAQGAVVVDSDVLAREAVAPGTPGLAAVVDEFGAGVLAPDGSLDRPALGRLVFADAARRAALESIVHPYVRRRSAEIAHAAPPGAVVVHDVPLLVEQDLQPLYDLVVVVDVAEDTQVRRLVGQRGMPEADARARVAAQASRDRRLAAADLVVANDGDLDSLRDRVADLWAELTRRAGEGNRDGGARVPPA